A part of Paenarthrobacter sp. A20 genomic DNA contains:
- a CDS encoding NADH:flavin oxidoreductase/NADH oxidase, with translation MPSALFSPLQLRSLTIPHRGWVSPMCQYSCHPETGEGVPNDWHLMHLGSFATGGAALIMSEAAAVNPVGRISPLDAGLYSDEQAAGWERVVDFVHRHGAVDCKIGAQLAHAGRKASTYWPFSGRSGSVPASDGGWVTVGPTNLPFDGYAAPAAMSEEDIQGVVADFAAAASRAVASGFDTVEIHGAHGYLLHQFQSPLINTRTDTWGGSEEGRNKLMLSVVEAVREVIPDSMPLLLRISASDWADGGVDGEASVRRARSAAERGVDLVDVSSGGAVAHQKIRAVPGYQAGFAELVKRDAGVPTGAVGLLTSATQAEDIVANGRADAVFMARAALRDPHWWLRAAYELGHDIPWVPQYQRAVPRHGF, from the coding sequence GTGCCGTCCGCGCTGTTCTCTCCGCTTCAGCTGCGATCACTCACCATCCCGCACCGCGGGTGGGTTTCGCCGATGTGCCAATACAGTTGCCACCCTGAGACCGGCGAAGGCGTCCCCAACGACTGGCACTTGATGCACCTGGGCTCGTTCGCGACCGGTGGTGCCGCGCTGATCATGAGCGAGGCCGCAGCAGTAAACCCCGTTGGGCGAATCAGCCCCTTGGACGCCGGCCTGTACTCCGATGAGCAGGCTGCCGGCTGGGAACGCGTTGTTGACTTCGTCCACCGGCATGGGGCCGTGGATTGTAAGATCGGGGCCCAGTTGGCCCATGCCGGGCGCAAGGCCTCAACCTATTGGCCCTTTTCCGGCCGCTCTGGTTCCGTTCCGGCGTCCGACGGCGGATGGGTCACCGTTGGGCCGACGAACCTGCCGTTCGACGGCTATGCAGCGCCTGCAGCAATGAGCGAGGAAGACATCCAGGGCGTTGTGGCCGACTTTGCGGCAGCTGCCTCCCGCGCCGTTGCCTCGGGGTTTGACACCGTGGAGATCCACGGCGCCCACGGGTACCTGCTTCACCAGTTCCAAAGCCCGCTCATCAACACTCGAACCGACACTTGGGGTGGAAGCGAGGAGGGGCGTAACAAGCTCATGCTCAGCGTGGTGGAAGCTGTGCGGGAAGTCATTCCTGATTCCATGCCCCTCCTGCTGAGGATCTCGGCTTCGGACTGGGCTGACGGGGGAGTGGATGGTGAGGCGTCAGTCCGTCGGGCCCGTTCTGCGGCTGAGCGCGGTGTTGACCTGGTGGATGTCTCCAGCGGCGGCGCCGTTGCGCACCAGAAGATCCGGGCGGTGCCCGGCTACCAGGCAGGGTTTGCGGAACTGGTAAAGCGCGACGCCGGCGTCCCCACCGGAGCGGTGGGGCTGCTGACGAGTGCAACCCAGGCCGAGGACATTGTTGCCAATGGCAGGGCGGATGCCGTGTTCATGGCCCGGGCGGCCTTGCGCGATCCCCACTGGTGGCTGAGGGC
- a CDS encoding tetratricopeptide repeat protein gives MSSPGYRPTPAAASQLNLRGAVDLSSLRRPAAPQAPPAAASADGGGTPNGDAGTAPLRVDATETNFQDLVQLSAQIPVLFLLWSRYAPESPAVLDAAERVVESYGGRLVLAAADVDAFPQLAQAFQVQAVPTAVAVVKGQPVPLFQGPADDAQIRDLVEELLKVAAANGVTGSIGDAAAQGEEAEPEPLPPLHQAAIDAIEAGDYSGAAASYKQALLEQPADADAKAGLAQVELMARLENLSAPEAENLRDLAAQQPDDIDAQLGVADLDVSGGHIEDAFNRIITFIGRNFGPERETARVRLLELFEVVGTQDERVAKARQGLARVLF, from the coding sequence ATGAGTTCGCCCGGATACCGACCCACTCCAGCCGCTGCCAGCCAGCTCAACCTTCGCGGCGCCGTAGACCTCTCGTCTCTGCGCCGTCCAGCCGCGCCCCAGGCGCCTCCGGCCGCCGCGTCGGCGGATGGCGGTGGAACGCCCAACGGCGACGCCGGCACGGCGCCCCTTCGTGTGGATGCCACCGAAACGAATTTCCAGGATCTGGTGCAGCTGTCTGCGCAGATTCCGGTGCTTTTCCTTCTCTGGTCGCGTTACGCGCCGGAATCTCCCGCAGTCCTGGATGCTGCTGAACGGGTGGTTGAAAGCTACGGCGGACGGCTGGTTCTCGCGGCCGCCGACGTTGACGCCTTCCCGCAGTTGGCGCAGGCCTTCCAGGTGCAGGCAGTCCCCACGGCCGTTGCCGTGGTCAAGGGCCAGCCCGTTCCCCTTTTCCAAGGTCCCGCAGATGACGCGCAGATCAGGGACCTGGTGGAGGAACTCCTGAAAGTAGCTGCCGCGAACGGGGTCACCGGGAGCATCGGTGACGCCGCTGCGCAGGGTGAAGAAGCCGAACCGGAGCCCCTTCCGCCACTGCACCAGGCTGCCATTGACGCGATCGAGGCCGGTGACTACTCCGGAGCAGCAGCGTCGTACAAGCAAGCCCTCCTTGAGCAGCCGGCTGACGCTGACGCCAAAGCCGGCCTGGCCCAGGTTGAATTGATGGCCAGGTTGGAGAACCTCTCTGCTCCCGAGGCAGAAAACCTCCGCGACCTTGCCGCCCAGCAACCGGATGATATCGACGCGCAGCTGGGTGTTGCAGACCTCGACGTGTCCGGCGGGCACATCGAGGACGCCTTCAACCGCATCATCACGTTCATTGGCAGGAATTTCGGCCCGGAGCGCGAGACTGCGCGTGTGCGGCTTCTTGAGCTTTTCGAGGTCGTTGGAACCCAGGACGAAAGGGTGGCCAAGGCCCGCCAGGGACTCGCGAGGGTTCTCTTCTAG